The following are encoded in a window of Penaeus monodon isolate SGIC_2016 chromosome 9, NSTDA_Pmon_1, whole genome shotgun sequence genomic DNA:
- the LOC119577225 gene encoding LOW QUALITY PROTEIN: compound eye opsin BCRH2-like (The sequence of the model RefSeq protein was modified relative to this genomic sequence to represent the inferred CDS: inserted 1 base in 1 codon) codes for MSIGTVNVTIPMAYRGGGVSYGYPEGFTLMDLVPDDVKPLIHXHWSNFPPVNPMWHYLLAGIYMILGFLSFFGNGLVMYLFLCKKSLRSPANMFVVNLAFSDFMMMVSQFPMFVMNCFSGGYWSLGAFACQLHAFTGAVFGLTSLMTLAAIGYDRYCVIVKAFDGGHISSGKALIIILVCWGYSIAVSIWPFYGWNSYIPEGILTSCSFDYISQDWSTKSYGLFLFIMCYCVPLTVIIFVYSQIVGAIRQHEKALRAQAKKMNVENLRSNADAKKQSAEVRIAKVAVANVFLWLLTWTPYAYVVMTGLFGDQEKVTPLVSALPGLIAKTASVYNPMMFAISHPKFRLALQEALPWFCVHEEKDDDTKSTKTEAEAPK; via the exons ATGAGCATTGGCACCGTCAACGTCACCATCCCTATGGCTTATAGGGGAGGAGGTGTTAGTTATGGATACCCAGAGGGTTTCACTCTCATGGATCTTGTTCCAGATGATGTCAAACCTCTCATTC CCCACTGGAGCAACTTTCCCCCCGTCAACCCTATGTGGCACTATTTGCTGGCAGGTATTTACATGATACTTGGTTTCCTTTCGTTCTTCGGCAATGGTCTCGTCATGTACCTGTTCCTGTGCAAGAAAAGCTTGCGTTCTCCAGCAAACATGTTCGTTGTTAATCTGGCTTTCAGCGACTTCATGATGATGGTATCTCAGTTCCCAATGTTCGTCATGAACTGCTTTAGCGGAGGCTATTGGTCTCTGGGTGCCTTTGCTTGCCAACTTCATGCCTTCACAGGAGCTGTGTTTGGCTTGACATCCCTCATGACACTGGCTGCAATTGGCTACGATCGTTACTGCGTTATCGTCAAAGCCTTCGACGGCGGCCATATCAGCTCTGGAAAAGCTCTCATCATAATTCTTGTGTGTTGGGGATACTCCATTGCAGTGTCAATCTGGCCCTTCTACGGATGGAACTCCTACATTCCCGAAGGTATTCTTACCTCTTGCAGCTTCGACTACATCAGCCAAGACTGGAGCACCAAGTCCTACGGCCTTTTCCTGTTCATCATGTGCTACTGCGTTCCGCTTACTGTCATCATCTTCGTGTACTCTCAGATCGTTGGTGCCATTCGGCAGCACGAGAAGGCTCTTCGAGCACAAGCCAAGAAAATGAACGTGGAAAACCTCCGCTCCAACGCCGACGCCAAGAAGCAGAGTGCTGAAGTTCGAATCGCTAAGGTGGCAGTTGCCAATGTCTTCTTGTGGCTGCTCACATGGACGCCTTATGCCTACGTTGTCATGACT GGACTGTTTGGCGATCAAGAGAAGGTGACTCCCCTTGTCTCCGCCCTGCCCGGCCTCATCGCAAAGACCGCCTCCGTCTACAACCCCATGATGTTCGCCATCTCGCACCCCAAGTTCCGTCTCGCCCTTCAGGAGGCTCTCCCATGGTTCTGTGTCCACGAAGAGAAGGACGACGACACGAAATCCACAAAGACCGAAGCGGAAGCTCCAAAGTAA
- the LOC119577226 gene encoding compound eye opsin BCRH2-like, giving the protein MAYRGGGVSFGYPEGFTLMDLVPDDVKPLVHPHWSNFPPVNPMWHYLLAGIYMILGFLSFFGNGLVMYLFLCKKSLRSPANMFVVNLAFSDFMMMVSQFPMFVMNCFSGGYWSLGAFACQLHAFTGALFGLTSLMTLAAIGYDRYCVIVKAFDGGHISSGKAFIIILLCWGYSTAVSIWPFFGWNSYIPEGILTSCSFDYISQDWSTKSFGLFLFIMCYCIPLTIIIFVYSQIVGAIRQHEKALRAQAKKMNVENLRSNADAKKQSAEVRIAKVAVANVFLWLLTWTPYAYVVMTGLFGDQAKVTPLVSALPGLIAKTASVYNPIMFAISHPKFRLALQETLPWFCVHEEKDDDTKSSKTEAEAPK; this is encoded by the exons ATGGCTtacaggggaggaggagtgtccttTGGTTACCCCGAAGGGTTTACGCTGATGGACCTGGTTCCTGACGACGTCAAACCTCTTGTCCATCCCCACTGGAGCAACTTTCCCCCCGTCAACCCTATGTGGCACTATTTGCTGGCAGGTATTTACATGATACTTGGTTTCCTTTCGTTCTTCGGCAATGGTCTCGTCATGTACCTGTTCCTGTGCAAGAAAAGCTTGCGTTCTCCAGCAAACATGTTCGTTGTTAATCTGGCTTTCAGCGACTTCATGATGATGGTATCTCAGTTCCCAATGTTCGTCATGAACTGCTTTAGTGGAGGCTACTGGTCTCTGGGTGCCTTTGCTTGCCAACTTCATGCCTTCACAGGAGCTCTGTTTGGCTTGACATCCCTCATGACACTGGCTGCGATTGGCTACGATCGTTACTGCGTTATCGTCAAAGCCTTCGACGGCGGCCATATCAGCTCTGGAAAAGCTTTCATCATAATTCTTCTGTGTTGGGGATACTCCACAGCAGTGTCAATCTGGCCATTCTTCGGCTGGAACTCCTACATCCCTGAAGGTATCCTCACCTCCTGTAGCTTCGACTACATCAGCCAAGACTGGAGCACCAAGTCCTTCGGCCTTTTCCTGTTCATCATGTGCTACTGCATTCcgctcactatcatcatcttcgtgTACTCCCAGATCGTTGGTGCCATTCGGCAGCACGAGAAGGCTCTTCGAGCACAAGCCAAGAAAATGAACGTGGAAAACCTCCGCTCCAACGCCGACGCCAAGAAGCAGAGTGCTGAAGTTCGAATCGCCAAGGTGGCAGTGGCCAACGTTTTCTTGTGGCTGCTCACATGGACGCCCTATGCCTACGTTGTCATGACC GGACTGTTTGGAGATCAAGCGAAGGTGACTCCCCTTGTCTCCGCCCTGCCCGGCCTCATCGCAAAGACCGCCTCCGTCTACAACCCCATCATGTTCGCCATCTCGCACCCCAAGTTCCGCCTCGCCCTTCAGGAGACTCTCCCATGGTTCTGTGTTCACGAAGAGAAGGATGACGacacaaaatcatcaaagacCGAAGCGGAGGCTCCAAAGTAA